A single Carettochelys insculpta isolate YL-2023 chromosome 2, ASM3395843v1, whole genome shotgun sequence DNA region contains:
- the OTUD1 gene encoding OTU domain-containing protein 1: MQLYSSVITHFPVAGAAAGAFKVSLTAAAAPPSPDAADQSPAAESPAQERPLPAGSAAAMTAFSSCLELMPGGPPAGPASRQAAAAAPQFSSSAQISVSRRRPLERIVPIRLVQRPEPSVEMAAASPQGRAWLEDILGSMRQVGEAAATPERLEEPSNHSLRLSEHCQALQAAEAASAQPPCGGEESGGPALTLACSSLAAEEEGPGPRTGPERSEKLALYLAEVEKQDKYLRHKGRFRFHIIPDGNCLYRAVCKAVYGDQRLHSELREQTVHYIADHLHHFSPVIEGDVGEFLIAAAQDGAWAGYPELLAMGQMLNVDIHLTTGGRPESPTVSTMVHYLGPEDPTRPSIWLSWLSNGHYDAVLDCVCPNPEYEAWCRQTQVQRRRDEELAKSMAMSLSKMYIEQNTCS, translated from the coding sequence ATGCAGCTCTACAGCTCCGTGATCACCCACTTTCCGGTAGCAGGGGCCGCAGCGGGTGCCTTCAAAGTCTCCCTCACAGCGGCGGCGGCGCCCCCCTCTCCGGACGCTGCGGACCAGAGCCCCGCCGCCGAGAGCCCCGCTCAGGAGAGGCCGCTTCCCGCAGGCAGTGCTGCCGCCATGACCgccttctcctcctgcctggAGCTGATGCCCGGCGGGCCGCCGGCGGGCCCGGCCAGCaggcaggcggcggcggcggccccgcAGTTCAGCTCCAGCGCACAGATCAGCGTGAGCCGCAGGAGGCCGTTGGAGAGGATCGTGCCCATCCGCCTTGTGCAGCGCCCCGAGCCCTCAGTGGAGATGGCCGCGGCCTCGCCGCAGGGCCGCGCCTGGCTCGAGGACATCCTGGGAAGCATGAGGCAGGTGGGCGAGGCCGCCGCGACGCCGGAGCGCCTGGAGGAGCCCAGCAACCACAGCCTGCGCCTCAGCGagcactgccaggctctgcaggCGGCGGAGGCGGCCAGCGCCCAGCCCCCCTGCGGCGGCGAGGAGAGCGGCGGCCCGGCCTTGACCCTGGCCTGCTCCTCCCTGGCGGCTGAGGAGGAAGGCCCCGGACCGCGGACGGGGCCGGAGCGGAGTGAGAAGTTGGCCCTGTACCTGGCCGAGGTGGAGAAGCAGGACAAATACCTGCGGCATAAGGGCCGCTTCCGCTTCCACATCATTCCGGACGGGAACTGTCTGTACCGCGCCGTCTGCAAGGCTGTCTACGGGGACCAGCGGCTTCACAGCGAGCTCCGAGAGCAGACAGTGCACTACATTGCCGACCACCTGCACCACTTTAGCCCCGTTATTGAGGGCGACGTGGGCGAGTTCCTCATAGCCGCTGCCCAGGACGGTGCCTGGGCTGGctacccagagctcctggccatgGGGCAGATGCTGAACGTGGACATTCATCTCACCACGGGCGGCAGGCCAGAGAGCCCAACTGTCTCCACCATGGTCCACTACCTGGGCCCTGAGGACCCTACCCGCCCTAGCATTTGGCTAAGCTGGCTCAGCAATGGGCACTACGATGCTGTGCTGGACTGTGTGTGTCCCAACCCAGAGTATGAGGCTTGGTGCAGGCAGACTCAGGTGCAGCGGAGGCGGGATGAGGAGCTTGCCAAATCCATGGCCATGTCTCTGTCCAAGATGTATATTGAGCAGAACACTTGCTCCTGA